Genomic window (Lycium barbarum isolate Lr01 chromosome 2, ASM1917538v2, whole genome shotgun sequence):
TACCATTGTAGGTACGGGTTTAATTGAACCCATAACTTTTGATGCGGAACAcaaatttgtgtataaaagttactaaaattgcaataaatagtagatacaTATAATGGTTCAATTGTGAAAATCTTAAAAGATTAACCCATATAGTTTAAATCCTAGATCTGCTTTACCTTTAGTTAGAAGTTGTGGGGGTGCTCTTCGAAACTATATTCTTTCAAGTTTTTTTATAGCTTAAGAATTCTTGATTTATGCGCAATATTATTCTTTGCCCACATCCAAGTTAAAGCTGCATGAGAATATGCCTTGTAAAAATGGAAGTAAACATGCATACACATTTCAGAACGATGAATACATGTGAAAATGCTTTCTTATGAGAAatccaaaaaatgaaaaaacaaaatgCTTACTTAAAGAATAGAAGCAGCATATCAAACTTACTGATCAAAGTGTGGGGTTCAACCcctattttgaggaagaaaacatctcccttattttagggaagaaaacacttcccttgttttgaggaagaaaacattttccttgtctttggcaaattgtcaagtgtttgcttgagtcactaatgacatcaataggttcatttcatccctataaatagggaagtctTCTATCATTTGAAGATACAAACCAAAATCATTTGCtagacacaccaaaatctcagacaatacatctgagtgagagcaaagtgaggtattccatagactgtgtaagaaaatagtctgtgaagaaaaatagagtgtgagtgatattatagtgaggtgggaaaatcaaaaaagtgtttttcttttgagggtgtagtggttttaggagtatttatactcgttactacacagtgtaaaattccttactatagtgatatcagctgctcctcttggccgtggtttttcccttattcagaagggtttccacgtaaaatcttggtgtcattattgctgcattttattcttgctgatttaaccataagttagtgttccgcgtttatcactaataccgtgaatattatttttgcgggtctattttattcccaacaagtggtatcagagccaaggttctgtctgagtatgctctgtggttgcagcacagtctgaacttccacatcagaaaagaattactttggtcttcgaataaaatagtatttgtatttgtgataaacgatggaagccaacactagtagaatggttactttgagtggcgtaaattatgtcatttggaagggcaaaatggaagatttgctctatgtcaagaattttcatcaacctgtctttgccaataaaaagcctgataataaatcagatgaagagtggaatttgttgcatcggcaggtttgcggctttattagacaatgggttgacgataatgtgttgaaccatatttctggggagacacatgctcggaccctatgggagcatcttgaaagtttgtatgctcggaaaactggtaacaacaagatgtttttgataaagcaaatgctgggtttaaaataccacgatggttccacaatgacagatcatctgaatatttttcaggggatcatgaaccagttatccgctatgggcattaattttgatgaagaaattcaaggcttgtttctacttggttccctaccagattcttgggaaattattagaaattcattatcaaattctgctctgaatggtgtgatctctatggatcttgccaagagcagtcttttaaatgaagagatgagaagaaaatctcaaggttcctcctcatcaaatgtcttggtgactgacactagggggagaggcaagaatcgtggttctcaaaatagagaacatcatagaagaaaatccagaagcagacttaaagatattgagtgctatcattgccagaaaaaagggcacacaaagaagttctgtcggattttgaaaaaggagaataaaaataaggaggaaaagaaagaagatggcaatcgagttgccgctgtcactacagaagatcttgttaccgtccttgatgcggatctgataaatattacttgtgatgagtcaagctgggttgtggacagtggtgccgcatctcatgtgacatcaaggaaggaatttttctcatcctatactccaggtgactttggaactttgagtatgggtaatgagactgtatctagggtggctggtgttgcaacgatttgtttgaaaactagtattggaactaaactagttttaaacaatgtaaagcatgcacctgatgttcgtttgtacttgatctctgttggtgttttggatgatgatggatatgttagtaccaatggtgctggaaagtgaaagcttactaaaggttccatgattgtggctcgtggcgaaaagcgtcgtggtctatactggattacggcctctacctgtgttgatatgatgaatgcagttgagagcaatagctcttcaacattatggcataagaggcttagccacattagcgagaaaggactaaacGTTCTAGCCAAAAAGaattttttgtcaaattttgaaagtgctaaattagaaaagtgtgagcactgcttggctggaaaacaaaatagagtttctttcaagtctcatcttccttcaagaaagacagagttgcttgagttggtgcattcagatttatgtggtccaatgaagacaaggactttgggtggtgcactttattttgttacttttattgatgattgctcaaggaaactttgggtctacgtcttgaagactaaagaccaagtgttgggtgtctttaagcagtttcaggcttcagttgaaagagaaactggaaagaagttgaagtgtattcgtactgataacggtggtgaatattgtggaccgtttgacgaatactgcaagcaacagggtatcagacaccagaagactcctcctaagactcctcagcttaatggtttagcagagaggatgaacagtaCCTTGATGAAAAgagttagatgtttgctttctgaagcaaagttgccgaattccttttggggtgaggcattgttgaccgccgcacatgttattaatctatcccctgcggttgctttgcaaagtgatgttccaaacagagtgtggtatggaaaggatgtttcctatgaccacttgaaagtgtttggttgcaaagcttttgtacatgtgcctaaagatgagaggtcaaaattaactgccaagacaaggcagtgcatctttattggttatggccttgatgagtttggttacaggctatatgatccaattgagaagaaagttgtgagaagccgtgatgttatcttcgtggaggatcaaaccattgaagatattaacaaagcggagaagataaaatcttcaagttctgaagggttagtccctcatacaaatgttgatgaagttggtgggctcaatgacgatggtgatgcccagaatcatgttccagatcagcacgttgatgatgataacgatgctgttattgatgaggtagatgtttctactcatgaagtcgtggatgagctagatattccacttagaaggtctactagacagcatgttccttcttcccgttattcacctaatgagtatgtattactcactgatgggggagaacctgaatgttatgaggaggccatggaagatgagcacaaggatcaatggattgaagccatgcaagatgagatgaaatctctgcatgagaatcatacttatgagttggtgaaattgcctaagggcatgagagctttgaagaacaagtgggtgttcaaagttaaagccgaagaacatagcttgaagcccagatacaaagttgtgaagtggatactcaggtatctaagaggaagctcagatgaatgcttgtgttttagaggatcaaattcaattttgaagggctatacaaattctgatatggcaggtgaccttgataacagaaaatccactactggatatttgtttactttttcagggggggctatatcatggcagtcgaagttgcagaagtgtgttgcaCTGTCTACAACTGAAGcggagtatgttgtctattgtgacagtcagagtataccatgcgagaacaaaacacatcgacGTCaggtatcattggattcgtgaacAAGTGGAGAGTGAATTGTTCcaggtcaagaagattcacacgagtgaaaatcctgtagatatgctgaccaaggtggtaccgagagacaagttcgaactgtgcaaagaacttgtcggcatgcactcaaactAGAAGTCaatgtaccctccttcaggtgaatgggactggagggggagatttgtggggtccagcccctattttgaggaagaaaacatctcccttattttagggaagaaaacacttcccttgttttgaggaagaaaacacttcctttgttttgaggaagaaaacatcttccttgtctttggtAAATTGTCAAGTgtttgcttgagtcactaatgacatcaatatgttcatttcatccctataaatagggaagtctTCTATCATTTGAAGATACAGACTAAAATCATTTGCtagacacaccaaaatctcagacaatacatctgagtgagagcaaagtgaggtattccatagactgtgtaagaaaatagtctgtgaagaaaaatagagtgtgagtgatattatagtgaggtgggaaaatcaaaagagtgttttttcttttgagggtgtagtggttttaggagtatttatactcgttactacacagtgtaaaattccttactatagtgatattagctgctcctcttggccgtggtttttcccttattcagaagggtttccacgtaaaatcttggtgtcattattgctgcattttattcttactgatttaaccataagttagtgttccgcgtttatcactaataccgtgaatattatttttgcgggtctagtTTGTTCCCAACACAAAGAAGGCATATTCATAAAATTATTTTTGAGGGATTTGAATATTCCCATCCATGCCTGCATTCATTGTTTCACAAGTTATCAAACAATCCACGACCTCAACACATTACCTCTATCTCTATATATATTTAGTAACTTTTACGTTataaaatgatgatgatgttaaatAAGTATCATTAAAGAAATCAAGTATTAATAGATATAAATGCTACAATAGAATATGAAAGGTTGGAGTTGATAATAATTGAGACTACTAAGGTTTTACATAAACAAATTTAATTACTGCTACGTGGGCTGGCCTAGAGAAACAATTACTTAGGATTTATTACAATTACGTGGCTGACTCAGTAATGGGTTTTTATTCCAAAGGAATATTTTCTTTAGGAATTTTTAAGGCTTTTTAATAGTCCTTTTAGTTAGTAGAATGAAAGaacaaaggagaaaaaagataaataggaatgaaggtcatagagaggtgctacatcaccttgtctatgcctaattttatattatatatagattaacaGATTTAACAAGTAAAGATCTAATTGCAATAAACCTCTAGCTATATTAACGACGTAACCTACCAAAAGAATATCACCTCTATTTACGTTGTTCAATAACCTCAAATTGGTCATGATTTATCAAGCCATTGAAGTGATGGCAAAAAATATTCACTGCACtttttcatcaacaacaacaacatacccactttTTCACCTTTTCATCAATTAGTGAAAGAAAATACCCTCTTACATACTTTAGCTTATAACTATCTAGACAAGAACAATAATGCTCTCTGCTTGGATACAAAAATGCTAGAAAGTAGAAATAGGAGGTAAAAagtgaggaaaaagaaaaagaaagatttcACAACAAGCTAAGATAAAGACAAAGGCTAGATTTCACTCTTTCAAGATCGAATTTCGAGTTTCGTACCCAGGCACGAAATCCACTTGACAACTGATCCGAGTTTGAATTGGGAAACGAACAATCTAAGTAAGGAGGTAGCTCTAGGAAGGTAGTTCTTTGACCCATTTCAGTGAGACCAGGGATGGTTAGAAAGATTCTTGGGACTAAAGACTTCCTACTTGGCAATAATGTTACTAACCAGAGCACTAAGAGCAGTCCGATCAAGCACCTGTACTTGCAATTTCTTGGAGATTTTCCTAAGGTCCCTTGGAGGTGTTTATGATTTCAGAACTCAGCCAGGCCTAAAGCTCTATTCATCATGTGGCTGCAGATTCAAAATAGGTTGCTTACTACTGACAGACTTTTGAAATGGAACATTCAAGTTGATCCTGTTTGTCAAATGGTCCCAATGGAAATGACACTAGAACTCATCTCTTTTTTGACTGCTGTTTTGCTTAACTATTATGGAAAAGATTGATGACTTGGTTGCAACTCCAATGGCCAGTGACTCAAAGCTGGGATTTGCAGTATCAAACAGTCCTAAAGTGCAACAAAGGCAAGACCAGACAAGCGCAGCTGATTAGAATGATCTATGCAGAGTATATCCATGCTATTTGGATCATTTACTGATTGTAGGATAGTATCTAGTCTATGTAGTGTTATGTAGTAAGTGAGGGGTGCTCCCAAAAGATTGAGAAAGCTGTGTGAAAGTTTTGCTGGTTTGTAATTATTTCACTTGGTATTAATACAAGAttattatttaccaaaaaaaaaaaaaaaaaaaaagatatgggaACATAGTCAAACATTTTTTTCGTAACACATGAATTGGATAACAAAGCATGACCAACTAGTCAACCTTGGCCTTACGAAAATTAACAATAATTTTATTGTTTATCTGTAATATTTTCATATAACACACGAATTGAATTACACTGTACCTGATACACGAATTGAATTTTCACTTTATCTATTACAAATTAAACTTTAAATTATATACTGAGCTAATTAATGACGAGGATTAATTTCTTGGTGCTCCAAACAAATTCTACTCTGAGGATTTATTTGTATGAGGTGACTTTGAATCCCTGAGtcttttttcttttgaaagcAACTTCGAAAACCTGCCAAAAATAGTAGTAGTTCGATATTAATAATTAACACGAAATGCTTTTTTGGTATTAATATTTCTATATACatcatttaaaaaattaaaattaactaCGAACTCCGTTGTGAATTTGTAGCTACATAGCTTGTAGGTAACatctttttttaataaatttttgctAAATCATCATTAAACTAATTCGCCATAGATTTTTCTGTTTAGCTACAGAACATATCCGTCGCTTAACTATTGCTTTTATAGTGATAAGATGGTAATATTCACAAGGAGTTGAATAATTACCATGGTAATATTCACAAGGAGTTGAATAATTACCTTTTCAAAGTTTCTTCATTTGTGCCACCATTTTTGCATTGCTCAAATAAACCTGTATGCAGATTTATCCTTGAAACTGGTTTCTTCAATAAAGTTGTCCCTATTTCAACCAATTTGTCCATGTTCTCTTTGGTTGCTATGTCGACAGATGAGTCTGTTCCAGTTAATGTGTCATCCTATAGTTGACAATATAGTTATTTTAGTCAAGAGAATATTTTTTATAGCAAGCATAAAACAATATAAACTACAAAACATGATATATAAGTGATATGTCACATTAGGTAGTATAATTACTGTTACACAGTCAGTGTATATAATAGTACCTGAATACGAAGGTAATTTTCTTCAGAATGAAGAACTTGGAAAGCAATAGAAATATGAAAATCAACCATATCACCACTGGCTTGAGTAAAAACATCCACAATTGGAGTTGAACCTCCATTATGCAGCCATCCCAAGATACCCCATTTGGATGCAATTTTAGCATTATATTTTTGTTCCACTTTTGCTGATCCAGTGCCTATAGAAATCACCAAAAACCTTCCATAATCAATGGGTTTGATTGGGAAAAAATCTGGATTTCCTGTCATTATTTGTTTGGTCACTTGGCTAGTAGCAACAAGAGCCTGCCAAAAAAACAAAGTCAAATATACAGATTTCTGACTATACAAACCTGACAAGTCATATGTACGGGAAAAAAAAGAGAGAACAAGAAAGAAGTATACAAGGTGTGTTTAGTATGTCGAAAATGACTGATTTTATGGAAAGtggaaatatttttggaaaaagtaTTTATTAGAGATCAATGCTAATTTTAGCAAATCAGAAATGTTTCGAcgaaattttgaattttaaagtTTGATCATAATAATGTTCAAGTGTTGGTTAAAAGTTAATAGCTGAGATAATTGTGAAGGAAAATAATTTATGTCTAAAAGTGAGGAAAGTCATTTCCTCCTCTGGAGGAAAATATGTTCCCCTGAGAATCTTTCATGGCAACCACTTGAACACTAGAAATGACTTAGTTTCTTGAAAATGttttacaaaaaatatttaccCACATAAACAagaatatagtcaaaatagtatttGACGTACTGGATTGTTAGCTGCAACACCACCGTCAACAAGATTGAACTCATGAAAGTTGCCATCTTTATCTTGAGTCCGGAAATAATGTGCAGGAAGATATGTTGGTGCAGCGGATGTACTAATGCATATATCTGAAAGCCTAGCATCCATTAATGATTTTTCTCTAGCCTGTTAAACGGGTTAAACAAGCCAAATTAACAAACAGGTTAAGTCATAACCTGATCAATATATGTTTGAGCTATGATGAGCGCATCAATTTGGATAAATATAGGGATCATCACCCAACTCGAccaattcaaaatcatttttcattcgttcttttgttcttctataatttattttattatcaaATTAAACAACTAAtagctttttcattttttttatcatgATTATATCAAACAAATCAATCACAAAAggactatttttctaagtttgATTACTTCCTTTTTGGAATCAATTTGGGTAATATGCCACCTAAATTGGCCAAACTGTTTTAGATATGCGGCCTTGATACGCGCAACAACACTCTTAAATAACTATTTTCAGGGGATAAATTTGATGTGGtaataaaaattaataaatttttgtgAGGTTTATCCTAACTTGAACgagtcattattattattactgggCTATTCTTTTTAACAAAATCATGGAAGAAGGATGCAAATTAGTGTTCTTGAAGGATCAAAATTCTAGGCAAAAATATTACTACTATTATTCACATAAACATAGCGCAGGCAaggaagaaagagagagaaaaaaacctCAAAAGTGGAGAAAATAATTGGGTGTAAATTCTTGATATCAAAAGTTGGAATAACCACATTAGTTAATGTCTCATGCAACGGAGTCTCCCCTAATTTCTCCTCTATGACTTGGTGAAGATATTTCCCATTATACTTTGGTCCTATTAGAGATTTCAATGTCTTCATTATTGATCCAAACAGTACCATCCTGTAAAAGTGTTTAATTAAGGTTTCAGTCCTAATAAGATAAATACTTTTAGTACTTAAATaagaattccaaaaaaaaaaggttacttTTTCTGTGGGAATATCTTAGGACCATGCTCAAGATAGAAGGGCTTTATGTCTTTAGCAGCAAATAAAGGACGTTTTTCTTTGTTTGGAGCAGTTAGCATGGCCGTGACAAGACCGCCTGTGCTTGTTCCTGCAATTATGTCGAAGTAATCTGCAAGTCTCGCATCATTACCATCCAATTCCTATATTGATCCAAATTTTAAACTTGTTAACTATAAGTTCAAAGTACTTAGCATAAAAAAGGTacttagcatatatatatatatatatatatatatatatatatatatatatatatatatatatatatatatatatatatatatatatatttgttcacATGCATACTTAATTTCTAAAAAGCGGCAGTGAGAAAGAAAGTTTTACTATCAGATCAAATAAAAGATACATACAGTTAATTTACCGTTTATAATAAGCGAGACTAGTAGCCAAAAAATAAGACAATCAACCTACCAAAACATGTTCAAAAGAAAAGTGTGACGGTGTTTGACGACACATAGTGTTCAGATTGTTTTTTAATATAGAagggtgtcattctttttttatttttttaacagaCTAAAAAGAGGTAAAATTACTTACATAGTGAATGAATATCCATAAAATTAATATAGATTGTAACATTGTGAACTACTCACTTCGTCTGATCAATTTATGTGATGTTGTTTGACTACGCCTAGTGTTTAAATTGTTTCTTGATATAGAAAGATGTCATTTTTTTTAAACATACTAAAAAGGAAAATGTATCACATGATGAAATTGATTTCACCTGGAGTTGAGACTCAAGGTACTCAAGAACGGTGGCAGCAATAATTCCCCTAATGCCACCTCCATCGATGCTCAGAATTGTTATTAGTTTACCATAAGTTGGAGGCTGCAGCTTGAATGAACCACCTGATGACATTATTGCCTTCTTCATTTTTCCTACTTTGCTTTAATTTGATGGATAGAATTAAGACTTTAGATTGGAAATAATATTGATGAGTTTATGAAACAAGTATATTCCGGAACAATGCTTATACTTTTTATTGATATATCCAGCAAAAG
Coding sequences:
- the LOC132623399 gene encoding patatin-like protein 2; its protein translation is MKKAIMSSGGSFKLQPPTYGKLITILSIDGGGIRGIIAATVLEYLESQLQELDGNDARLADYFDIIAGTSTGGLVTAMLTAPNKEKRPLFAAKDIKPFYLEHGPKIFPQKK
- the LOC132629113 gene encoding patatin-like protein 2, translated to MVLFGSIMKTLKSLIGPKYNGKYLHQVIEEKLGETPLHETLTNVVIPTFDIKNLHPIIFSTFEAREKSLMDARLSDICISTSAAPTYLPAHYFRTQDKDGNFHEFNLVDGGVAANNPALVATSQVTKQIMTGNPDFFPIKPIDYGRFLVISIGTGSAKVEQKYNAKIASKWGILGWLHNGGSTPIVDVFTQASGDMVDFHISIAFQVLHSEENYLRIQDDTLTGTDSSVDIATKENMDKLVEIGTTLLKKPVSRINLHTGLFEQCKNGGTNEETLKRFSKLLSKEKRLRDSKSPHTNKSSE